The following is a genomic window from Geoalkalibacter halelectricus.
GTTGCGGCCTTCGGCTCGACGCGCCGCGCCAAGACCACCCCTGACAAGGACAACAACATCCGCACCCTGATCCAGGCCGAGCCCGACACTGTTACCATTTTCGGCAAGACCTGGGACTTTCACGTGCGTGAGGCCCTGCGCATCTCCCTGGAAGAAAATCTCGAGCTGATCAACGATTCCCTTGCCTACCTCAAAAACCACGTCGGCGAGGTCGTCTACGACGCGGAGCATTTCTTTGACGGCTACAAGGCCAACCCCGACTACGCCCTGCAGACCCTCAAGGCGGCCGAAGCCGCCGGCGTCGATTGTATTGTGCTGTGCGACACCAATGGCGGCACCCTGCCCCATGAGATCCCCGCCATCATGGAGAAGGTGCGCGCCACCGTCGCCACTCCGCTGGGTATCCACGCCCATAACGACAGCGAATGCGCGGTGGCCAACAGCCTCATGGCCGTGGCGTGCGGTGCGGTCCATGTGCAGGGGACCATCAATGGCTTCGGCGAGCGCTGCGGCAATGCCAATCTCTGCTCCATCATTCCGGCGCTCAAGCTCAAGTTCGGGCATGAATGCATCAGCGACGAGCAGCTCAAGACCCTGCGTATCCTTTCGCGAACCATCTACGAGATGGCCAATCTCATCCCCAACAAGCACCAGCCCTACGTCGGCAATTCCGCTTTCGCCCACAAGGGTGGGGTGCACGTTTCGGCCATCCAGCGCCACCCGGAAACCTATGAGCATATCCGCCCGGAACTGGTGGGCAATGTGACCCGCGTTCTGGTCAGCGATCTGTCCGGCCGCTCGAACATTCTGGCCAAGGCCGAGCAGTTCAACATCAACCTCGACAGCAAGGATCCGTTGACCCAGGAGATTCTCGAGAACATCAAGGATCTGGAAAACCGCGGTTTTCAATTCGAAGGCGCCGAGGCGTCCTTTGAACTGCTCATGCGGCGCGCCCTGGGAACCTTACGCCACTATTTTTCCGTCATCGGATTTCGCGTCATCGACAGCAAGCGCCATGAGGAAGAAAAGCCTTCCTCGGAAGCCACCGTTCAGGTCAAGGTCGGTGGGCGCATCGAACACACCGCCGCCGAGGGCAACGGACCGGTCAATGCCCTCGACCATGCTTTGCGCAAGGCCCTGGAGAGTTTCTATCCGCAGTTGCGTGACGTGCGGCTGTTCGATTACAAGGTGCGGGTGTTGCCGGCCGGCAAGGGTACCGCCTCCATGACGCGGGTTCTGATCGAGTCGGGCGACAAAACCAGCCGCTGGGGCACGGTCGGGGTCAGCGACAACATCATCGATGCGTCCTACCAGGCTTTGGTGGACGCCCTTCTCTACAAATTGGTCAAGGATCAGGAACAGGCCGGATGAACCATCCCCGGGGGCTTGGATCCCTTATTTTCCTGGTTCTGCTGCTGTTCATGGTCGCCGCCGGCCGGCAGGTCTTTCCCCGCGAAAGGCCGCCGGCCGTTTTCATTCCCGCCTCGGAAAAACTTCTGGTGGAGTTGGGGCAAGGAGCGGCGCGCCCTGGGATGTATCAATTTTCTGACGCTCAAGGCTGGGGAGGCGTCATTTCGTTGACGAATTTGGATTGTGTGAGGGAAGCACGCGCGAACTGGCCTCCGCCGGTGACTGGACAGCGCCTGGACTTTTTTTGTAACAGTTTGAATTTTCTGGATATTTCTTATTCGTGGATGCCCGCTTCCAAGCGCATGGCCCTGGCCATCCCTCTGCATCCCCAGCGTATGAACCAGGAAGATTGGCAAGCCTTGCCCGGTATCGGCCCGCGGCTGGCAGCGCGGATCGAAGAAGATCGTCAATTAAATGGCGATTTTGGGGCCCTTGAAGAACTCATGCGGGTGCGGGGGATTGGCCCCAAGCGGATAAATGACTGGAGGAGTTATTTTTCTGGTGGCGTAACTGATTGATTGTGCGAATAAAAGCTGAACTTGACTGAAATTGTTGGAGAAAAAAATTCTTTTTCCCCTCACTCTGGCACATCTGATGAAAGAGAGAATGACCGTAGGCATGAGTCAGTGTGTTCCATTCATTCTCTGAAAGGGGGAAGGTTCCATGAAATGTCCCAAGTGCAAAGGAAGAATGTACGCCGAAAAATTCTATGATTTCGTTCGCGCTTTCGAAGCGTGGAAATGCTGCTCCTGCGGTGAGGTGATCGATCCGACGATTCTCGCCAACCGCGCCCGCAACCATAACCTCTATATCGGTTAAGGGGTTAGGTTCAGGCGTAGCAGCCATAAAAGGGCGAATAAAGCGAAAAGGGGAAAGCCGGTTTGATGTCGGTTTTCCCCTTTTCATTTATCCGCCGCAGCCTACCGGGAGCCTTCCAAGCAAACCCGGGCAAGCAATCCCGGGCTTGACCATTTGCGGTGTTGCGCTTACCCTTGAGCGGCAGTTCACTACCCTGGAAGGGTCCCGCTGATGAAAAAATATCTGAGCTTGATTTGCGTGGTTTTTCTTTTCTCCTTTCTGGCGGCGTGCGATCGCACCCCGCGACTTTCGCCTCTGGGTGAGGGCGCCGTGATCCTTGCCTTCGGTGACAGTATCACCTACGGCACCGGTGCGGGCCCGGGGGAGAGCTATCCCGAGGTTCTGGAACGGTTGACGGGGTTTCGGGTCGTCAATGCCGGCGTGCCGGGAGAGCTTTCAGCCGCCGGGGTAGAGCGTCTGCCCGGCGTGCTGGCCGAGGTGCAACCAGACCTGGTGATTCTCTGTCATGGCGGCAACGACGTGATCCAGCGCCTCAGTCCTCAGGACATTGAGGCCAATATACGGGCCATGGTCGCCTTGGCGCGCGAGGCCGGCGCCCAGGTACTGTTGATCGGCGTCCCTCAACCGAGCCTGATTTTGCAATCCATTCCCCTCTACGAGCGGATTTCCTGGGACATGGGGGTGCCGATCGACAAGCACGTTTTGCCCGATGTGTTGCGCCGCCAGGAAACTAAGGGCGACGAGATTCATCCCAACGCCCAAGGCTATGCAAAGATGGCCGAAACCCTTGCCAAGCTGATTCGATGAAACAAACCATTAGAATCCTTTTGTTTTGTGCCGGGGGGGCTGCAATCGGCGCCCTCGCAGGTTATCTGGGCCAATGTCTCGGAGGCAGTTGAGGGCCTCTTGCCAACCCCTGGTCAGGGGCGTTGTTGGGGGTGCTCGCCGGATTGATCCTGGGACTGGTGCCGGGTGAATCGGCAAGGAAAAACTAGCTACTACCGCGCGTTTTTCCGTCTCCCTATGCTGCAAGTTCCCGCCAATCGGGTATTATAGTCCCCGTAGGATAGGTGGAACTCTATAAAATTCAGACAGGAGGAGTGACGTGATGAGACGTGTTGTGGTGCTGGTGTTTCTTGCGGTGTTTTTGGCCACCCCGGCCTTGGCCGATCCTTATTTTTCCGCGAGTTTTGGTCTGGCCAACGTGCGCGATGCCGACCTGCGTGATGGCAGGGACGGGACCCGCGGCGATATGAAACTCGACAACGGCTATGTTTTCCTCGCCGCTATCGGCGGCAGCTTCTTGGGCGATGTGCGCGGCGAGATCGAACTGGGCTACCGCAACAACGATATCGATCGCCTGCGCAGCGGCGTGCAGGTGGTTTCGCGCAGCGGTGACGTTACGGCCATTTCACTCATGGCCAATCTGTTCAAGGATATCCCGCTGGGCATCGGCTTGACTCCCTTTGTCGGCGGCGGCATCGGTATCGCCAACGTGGAAGCCGACCTCAATGCCTTCGGTATCAACGGCAAAAAGGATGACAACGTCTTTGCCTATCAGTTCGCCGCCGGTGGGGCCATCGAGTTGGGGCCCCAAGTCAACCTGGATCTTCAGTATCGCTACTTCGCCACGGCGGATCCCGACTTCTCCCATCTTGAGGCGGAATACCGCACCCACAACGTCCTGCTTGGGCTGCGTTTCGGTTTTTAAGCAACTCCGCTGAACCGACTGCGGCGGGGGAATGGAGCCAAAAGGGCTCCATTCCCCCGCCGTTTTTTATCCCGGCTCCAGATGCGGGCATCAGGACATCCGATAGCATCAAGAAATCCCATCAGATTTATCAATTTGTCAAATAGCGGCCAATGACGCTATAGTCGGCCTTGAGTTTTTCCGCCGACCGGAGTCTTGCGCCATGCTCTTCGACCTGCATGTTCATACCCAGCTTTCATCCTGCAGTTGCCTGCGCCTCGAAGAAATTCTCGCCCAGGCGCGCGCCCGCGGTCTCGATGGCGTCTGTATTACCGACCACGACACCATGGCCGCCGGGCGGCAGCTTCGCGAAGGCTTGCAGAGCGATGGGCTGGTGGTGGTGCTGGGCATGGAGTACACGACATCCCAGGGCGACTTCCTCCTGTTCGGCCCCTTCGAGAACCTGCCGCTGAATCTCGATGCCGCAACTCTCTTGCCCATGGTTGAGAAGTGGGGGGGCGTGGCGGTATCCGCGCACCCCTTCCGGCGGGTGCGACCCGCCGACCCGACCATTCTCGCCGGTGCCGAGGGCCTGGTTCTGGAGCGCATCAACGGGCGCAACAGCCACCGGGAAAATCAACAGGCCGAGAGCTGGCTCAGGCGCTATCCTCTGACCGCCTGCGGTGGCAGTGATGCTCATTGCCTGGAGGAACTCGGCCGGGTCGTGACGCAATTCCAGCGACCGGTCCAGGCGCGCCAGGATCTAGTCGCGGCGCTACGTTCCGGGGCCTGCGAAGGGCGATGGAATCCCTATTTTGAAAGCGCGCGGTTGGTCGCTTCCTTCTGAGGCCGTCGCTGATCCGCCCGCAAGTTTCCGTCATCACCTTCCTTATTTGCCTTTATCCCGGCCTGCCGCTAAGATAGTCCTTCCTGCAAGTATCTATTCACCCGGTGTGCGGCCGCAGCCCCTATGCTCAACAGTTACCCTTGCTGAAAACTTGTCCTGCGTCCGGAACAACCCTGCGCGATCCGGAGTGATTATGCCGCGGAAATGCGTTTTGATATTGCTCGATGGTCTGGGTGACCGCAGTCATCCCGAACTGGGTCACCTGACGCCTTTGCAGGCCGCCGAGACGCCCACCTTGGACCGGCTCGCCACCCTGGGGGCCTGCGGTCTCTATCATGCCGGCGCTCATGGCCGGGCGCTGCCGAGCGAGAATGCCCATTTTGCCATGTTCGGCTACGGGCTCGAGGACTTCCCCGGACGTGGCGTTCTCGAGGCGCTGGGCGCCGGTGTTCCCGTGGGGCCTGCGGAGGTCGCCTTTCTGGCGCATCTGGTTGAGCTACGTAGCGCCCACGACTGCCTGGTGCTGCACAAGGATCGCCCGCATGCCGACTCCGATCAGGCCGCGGGCCTGGCCGCGGCCGTCGCCCGCTACCAGCAGGGCGGAACCCTGGTGCGTTTCGTTCCCACCAAGGGGCTGTTCGGTGTCTTGCTGATGCAGGGCGGGGTGTCGCCTTACGTGACCGACACCAATACCATGATCGAGGGGCTGCCTTTACCCGCGGTGCGGCCTTGGCAGGAATACGACCAGGACCAGGCTGCCTGTCATACCGCCCGCGTCCTGAGCGTTTATTTAAGCTGGGCCTTTCGGCATCTCGATGGCCACCCGGTTAATAAGGCCCGTCGGCACTCTGGGCTGGGAGCCATCAACGGTCTGGTTACCCAGCGCCCCGGGCGTCTCAAGCCGGTTGTCGATTTCCGCAGCCGCAACGGCCTCAAGGGCCTGAGTATCGCCTCGGGCATTATCTATTGGGGACTTGCTTCCTTTCTGGGCATGAGTGTCGCGCGAGTCACCGACGGCGAGGATGCGGGGCGCGACCTGGCCGAGCGCCTGATCGCCGCGCGCGAGGCGCTGGCTGATTTTGAGTTCATTCATGTTCACACCAAAGCTCCCGATGAGGCCGCGCATGCCAAAAGTCCGGAGCGCAAGGTACGCGCCATCGAGGCTCTGGATCGCGGCCTCGCGGATGCCATCGCCCCTTTGCTCGATGACCCGGAGGTGCTGCTGGCGGTGAGCGCCGACCACTCCACCCCCAGCAGCGGTGCTCTGATCCACTCGGGTGAGCCCGTTCCCCTGATGTTCGTCGGTGGCGGTGTGCGGCGCGACGCCGTGAACCGATTCGATGAGATCAGCGTCGCCTCAGGCGCGCTGGGCTGCGTGCGTGGCACGGAATTCATGAACCTGGTACTCAACTACCTTGATCGCGCCAGGTTGGTCGGCACCCGCGACGCACCAGCGGATTGCGGCTACTGGCCGGGAGACTACGAGCCCTTTCGGCTGCAAGGGACCGGCAAAGGAGTTGGCGATGCTTGATTGCTCCGAAATGGGCGTGATTCATGGCCGCTTTCAGGTTTTGCACCGTGACCACCTTCGCTACCTGCTGGCCGGTGCCGAACGCAGCCGGCATTTGGTGGTGGGCATCACCAATCCCGATCCCAGCCTCACCCGTGCTGAGGAGGCCGATACCCGGCGCGACCGGCCCCTGGCCAATCCACTGAGCTATTTCGAGCGCTACCTGATGGTGCGCGCCGTGCTCGAAGAAGCTGGAATCCAGCCAGGCGATTTTTCGGTCGTGCCTCTGCCCATTAATCTCCCCGAGCTTTATCGCCATTACGTGCCCCTCGACGCGCTCTATTTTCTCAGCATCTATGATGACTGGGGACGCAAAAAACTGGCCCGCTTCCAAAATATGGGGCTGCGCACCCATGTTCTCTGGGAGGTACCGCCCGAGGACAAAGGCTTGAGTGCCGGCGCCATTCGCGACCTCATGGCGCATGGCCAACCCTGGGAGCACCTGGTTCCGCCGGCCGCCGCGCGACTTCTCAATCACTGGGACATACCCGCCCGCCTGGCCGCGGCGTCACGCCAAGATGGGACGCCGGGGTAGCCGAGCCGGTTTTTCCCAGACCGGCGTTTTTACGCTACAATGATCATGAAATGAGGGTTTTTCAGGCGTCTTGCCCCTTATGAGCCACGGGGCGATGCGCGGGGATAAAGGGTCTCCCGAAGCGGAGGTGGGCCATGGAAATCATCGATCTGGCATTCGTGGTAGGTTTGGTTTTGGGCACCTTGGCCATCCTTTCGGTGTGCTGGGTGTGGATAAAGCGCCAGATTCTCGGCACGGGCGGCGCGATGTTGAGTCTGGTGGGCGTGCTGCTGGTGGGACTTTCCGTGTGGAGCAGCGCGCGTTTCGCCATTTCCCCTGAGGGCTTCGAAGCCGAATTCAGCCGCCTGGAGCAGCGGGTCAATGAGGTGGCACACTCCAGCAATGCTCTGCGCGAGGAAGTCCTGGCGGTCGCCGAAAATGTCGAAACCAGCCGCACACAGTTTCTGCACCTCACCGAAGCCCTGGAGACGCGGCGCGCCCTGCCGCCTCAAACCCTCGAAGAAGTGCGGCGCCCCTTGCTGACTCTGCCCTCGGTCGAGCCGCAGCAGTTGGAGCGGCGCCTGCCCCCCATCGCCCCTGAGCGGTGAAGGAGATTAGAGCGTGAATTTCGAACGAAAAATCGCCTTGGATTGTCCGTACTGCAAAAAAACCATCTTCCAGCCGGCGCGCTGGTTCAAGCAAGCCTATTTTACCTGCCCCCATTGCCAAAAAGGCCTCGCCGAGGGCCAGTTCGCTCGCCTGCTCGCCGATCTTGAGCAAGCCGAGGACGCCTGCATTGACGCCTTGCTGCAGGATTCAGGCAAATCGGGTTGCTGTTCCAAGGCCGGCGGCTGCGGAAAATCATAGCCATGGATCAGGAGAGCATGGGGCTTTGGCCTTTTTCCAGGGCGAGGGCGCGCCCTTTTTTGCTCAGGGCGAACCGTTTGATGAGACCAAATCCGGGCGTGAGGGCGACCAGACCCCTTTTGTTCAGCGCTTTCAGGGCCTCGGCCACTAGACGCGTGTCCATGTGCAGGGTCTCTGACATGGCCGCCAGCGACACACCCTTGGGGCCGGTCTGGGCAAGGTGGGTGAAGACGATATATTCCAGATCTCCCAGTTGCGACGGATCGGAGTTGAGTTCCTCGAATTGTGTGACCAACGGAGCGATGCTGGGGGCGCGCAACCGGCGCAGGGTGTTCAGGTAGTCGAACAGGCGCAAGAAATTTTTGCGAAAAAAGGGGATGAGTCCGATCAGGACAAAGACCGCCAGAAAGATGCGGCTTAGGGTCTGGATCTCTTCGAGGTCGAACCAGATGCTTCCCATGAGGTTTTCTCCAGCGGTGAAACACAGGCAAGAAGCGGCGGACTTACTGCGGCTATCCACAAGTCAAGCATAGCAAACCCAAGATTTAAAACAATGTTTGTTTGGGGGGGGCGAAGACATGGAGCTGGCTGGGGCTCTGATGCTGGGCATTCAAGCGTGCAGCTCCATTCGTGCCTGGTCGGTCAGGGAAGGTTTTTTTCTGGCGTTCAGGGGTGAAATGGTAGGGCTTATCTGCCGCGCGGTAGTTGCATGAGCCGAGCGCCGCGCGGCGCTTGCGCACTTGGGGCGCTAGGGGAAGGCGATCTGGCGCACGCTTCGCGCCCGGATACGAAAGCTACCGATGTCGGTGGCACCGTGGAAGAGCGCTTCTTTCTTGATCCGCAGTTCCTGCTTATCCCCGGTGCGCAGGCTGAGAACGATCAGGATCTTGCCGTTGTGCTCTTCCCGGAATTCAATTCCTTTGAGGTTGCGGAATTCGACCAGCATCTGACCCTCTCCCCATGCTCCCTCCAAGTAGGTTTTTCCGCCCATGGAAAAGCGGCTCACCTCGGTTCTTACGCCCTGGCGGTCGATGATCACCGCCTGGATGTCCTCCTCGGTCTCGGGCGCCATGCCCGCGGGCGCTCCGCCCAGGTCACCCATCCCGCTGAGAAAAATCGTTGCCGGCAAGAGCAAAATCAGAAGCGTCAGGCGTTTCATTCCTATCCTCCGTGAAGTACCTAGGGGGCAGAACGTTCTTCCCCGGCAAAAAAATTATAGGCTCAACCCACCGGTGGATTAAACCCGCGGACCCGAAGAACGGGGTTTGACGAAGGCCGAGGCCGCGCCAGTCTAAATTTCAGAAGAATTCCCGCAAGCTCTCATCGATTCCCATCAGCGTCTGGTACCAGAACGCCCGGGCGGCCTCGGTTGGGTTTTCATCAAATTGGTCGAGCCAGTCCGCGAGACGCGGGTCGGTGATGCCGTCAGCTTCTTTCTTGCGTTTCAAAAAAGTATGGAGAAATTCAATGGTACGTTGGGAATCCCAGAAAATCGGGCTATTGCCGCTGTTGATACGGCTGGCGAGCACCTCGATGCCGTGCAGGAAGGCTTCCTTGCTCTGATAGAGGGATTCCATCACCTCGGGCAGCATTTCTTCCGCCCAGCCGCGGTGAAAGCGGCAGGTGCCGAGGTTGTCGAGGATCAGTTCCTTCTTCATGCGCTCGGCGCACATGCGCCCCAGGGTGCGCGGCGGGATGAAGTCGTCGCTGTAGATCATGTAATACTTACCCATGATCGACATGGGCGCCAGCACCCCGCTCACCCAGTACTGGTTGGGCACCATCCAGCCGCGCCGGCCGAAGGCGATGTGCACCAGGCGATCGTGCAGTATCGCGCCCTTGGCGGGTGAGTGGATGCGGCTCCATTTGCGCACGCCCTCGCTGAAATCGAGGATGCCGCGCCGCGCGAGGATGGCGTCGATGAGCTCGCAACCCAACTCGGCGTTGTGCCGGGAATCCGCGACCACATCGAACCCCTGCACCTGCCAGCGGGGCAGGCGGGTGACACCCAGATCCTCACGGCTGAGCACCCCCTCGTCGAGCAGATCCATCAACCAGGCCAGTACCCCGCCGCAGGAAATGGCGTCGAAACCCATGGCGTCGCAATGATGATTGAGCATTTCCGCGGCGCGTTGATCAAAGATGCCGCACAACGGCCCCAGGGTCTGGTAGGGCTCGTAGTCCTTTTTGTAGATATCGCGCATTTTCTTGCAAACCGCCACACAGGGCTCGCCGCAGGTGGCCTGCTGCTTTTTCTGGATGGTTTCCTCATTGAACTGTTTGAGATAGTGCGCGACGATAAGGTTCTGGTGCAGGGCCTGGCGCTGTTCATGCGTCCAATGGATGGTCCGGTAATTGAACGCCAGGACGCGCCCGTCCATGTTGGCGTAGTTGACGCCGAAGGTGCCGCCGGTGCTGAGCTTTTCGTCATAGCGGTACTTGGTGGTGACCTCCAGGTCTTTTTGCACCAGGCGCAGGGCGTACTTGTTCTGGAACCATTCATCCGCAACCTTCTTGTCGCGAAAATCCTCATCCACCAGGGTGCCGCCGTAGATGACGGCGACGATGCCGTGGGTTTGCGCCATCGCGCTGCCGAGACCGCCGCGCCCCGCCCAGGTATCCACATAGCTTAATTGCCCCTTTTTGATGGGTACCGAAAGAATCCCGCCCATGTCGGTGTTCAGGGCTGCAGGGCCGGTGGCGAGGATGCGCGGATCGTTTTCATAGCGCCCGCCAAACAATCGGTAGACCTCGTCCATCAGGGCATAGGCGCCGGTGCGGCCCGAGGCCCAAATGCGCGCGGCATCGACAGGCACCACCTCCACCTCGATTTCCTCACCGTGGTTGCGGTTGAGGAACAGCACCGAGGGCAGCGGCGCCTTGCCCACCAGGCTCAGCATGTTAATGCCCAGGTTGTCGAAGACCAGGCCCGCGCCGCCCATGGAGCTGATGTAATACCCTTGCCAGCAGGGTGAAAAACCGGTCACCACCAGGCGGTTGGAGCCGGGCAGGATGGAGCCGGCGAAGATGCCGACCCCGAAATTGAGGCTTCGATAGTGCCTGGCCAGGTGAATGCCGAGATCCACCGGGCCGAAATAGCGGTCAAAGCCGTATTTTTTGATTTTGTAAAAGCCGCTGGCCGCATCGACCAGCAGGGTACGCTGAAACATATCCATGCCGGGCTCAGCGAGGCAGGGTGGAGAGTTTGGTAAAGACGTAGTCCTGATCCTTCACCGGCATGTGACAGGCGACGCATTCCTTGGCGAAGTCCTGGTCCTCGCCGTAGGGTTTGAGTTCATCCCCCACCCAACGGGCAAAGCCCCAGCCGACCGTGTCGGCGAACTTTTCCTGATCCTTGATCATGAATTCGATATGAGAGAGTTCGCCGGGAATGATCGCCGCCTGCCACTGGGGGTGGCGCGCTTCGCGCCAGACCAGTTTGCCGAGGATCGCGCCGTCTGGCCAGGGGTTGGTCTGCCCTGCAAGCGCCGCTTCCATGGCCTCGTCGTTGGCCAGGATGACGCGCAGGGTCTTGTTGTCCTCGCGATAGGAGGAACTGAGCAGGCGCCAATCCTGGTACCCTTCCGGCACCCTGATGCCGTTGGGTGCGGGTTCGACCTCGGAGGCGCCGAAGACCGGCCAGGTGAGCGCGACGAGCAGCAGTGTGGTGAGGAACAACCTGATATGCATGACGGAGTCTCCTTTTTGGATTTTGGGCGTGTTATGGGGGTGGCGACATTGCCAAAATTATCGGATAATCAGCGCTTGTCAAACGGCGGCGGCGTGGCGCGCGGCGGCCGGGGCGAGCAGAACTCTTGGAGTTTGTGCTATAAAATGGCGGGGAAGGATGCGGAATGCTTGGCCGCCTTTCGCGTCAGGAAGTTTGTTTCAACCGGTCGCGTGATGACTTATTTTTCGAAAAATTAATCCGAAAGTCCCCGCCCATGATACCTATCGAACTCCTGTCAGCTTTTTTCGCTGCCTCCGTCCTGCTCGGCCTGGCGCCGGGGCCGGACAACATTTTTGTCCTCACGCAGTCGGCCCTGCACGGCAAGGCGGCGGGGCTGTCCGTGACCCTCGGACTGTGTACGGGGCTGGTGGTGCATACTTTGGCTGTGGCGTTGGGGGTGGCGGTGATTTTTCAGGTTTCCACCACTGCTTTCACCGCCCTGAAGCTGGTGGGCGCGGCCTACCTGCTGTATCTCGCCTGGCAGGCCTTTCGGGCCGCCGCGGCGCCGGTATCCATGCAAAGCGGCCCGGTGCTGAGCCTTTTCAAACTTTATCGGCGCGGTATCATTATGAACATCACCAACCCCAAGGTGTCGATTTTCTTCCTCGCCTTCCTGCCGCAGTTCGCCGATCCCGCCCGCGGTGCGGTTTCCCCGCAGATTCTGATGCTCGGGGGATTTTTCATCCTGGCCACCATTCTGGTCTTCGGCGGCGTCGCTCTGCTCGCCGGCACCCTGGGCGCCTGGCTCAATCGCTCGGCGCGCACCCAGCGCGTCCTTAATCAGGTGGCGGGAACCGTTTTCGTCGGGCTGGCGTTGACCCTGGCGACGAGTCATCGTTAGGGGTCGAAGGGGCGTTTGCGCATGCACACCAACCAGGCAGGATTTGAGATGAAAGATGCAGCCACCTATCCATTCTCCGCCATTATCGGTCAGGAGGAACTGCGCACGGCGCTGCTGCTCAATGCGGTCGATCCCGCCATCGGCGGGGTGCTGATCCAGGGTCACAAGGGTACCGGCAAGTCGACGGTGGTGCGCTCGTTGGCCGCGTTGCTGCCCGAGATCGAGGTGGTGGCCGATTGTCCTTTCCACTGTCCGCCCGCGCCCGTCGAGGCCATGCACGACGAATGCGCCGCACGCCTTCGCGCCGGAGAAACCCTCAGGATCGTCAAGCGTGCCATGCCCCTGGTGGATTTACCTCTGGCCGCCACCGAGGATCGGGTGGTGGGCACGTTGCACCTGGAAAAGACCCTGGAGAGCGGCCGGCGCCATTTCGAGCCGGGCCTGCTGGCGGCGGCCAACCGCGGCATTCTCTACGTGGATGAGGTCAATCTGCTACCCGATCACCTGGTTGATCTGCTGCTTGACGCCGCTGCCACCGGCGTCAATCGCGTCGAGCGCGAGGGCGTCAGCGTCAGTCATCCGGCGCGCTTTCTGCTGGTGGGCACCATGAACCCCGAGGAGGGTGAGCTGCGGCCCCAGTTTCTCGACCGTTTTGGGTTGTGCGTGTGGGTGCGCGGCATCGAGGAGGTCGCCCAGCGGCGTGAAGTGGTGCGTCGCCGCATGGCTTTTGAAGAGAACCCCGCCGCCTTCGTCGAAGCCTGGGCGGCTGAGGAGGACGCCTTGCGCTCTCAGGTGGTGCGCGCGCGTGCCGGCCTCAACGCCGTGGTTCTTTCCGATGCGGCTCTTGACCAGGCGGTGCGGATCAGCCTGGCGGTCGGTGTGCAGGGCCATCGCAGCGATTTGGCCATCGCCAGGGCGGCACGGGCCCTGGCCGCCTTGCTGGAGCGCCGTGAAGTCGGTGAGGCGGAAATTTTCGAGGCCGCGCTGCTGGTGCTGCCGCATCGCATCGCAGCCGCGCCGCCGGGGGAGCGAGGGGATTTCCGGGGCTATCTGCAGGCGCTTCTTGCCGGTGAAAAGCCTGCCGAAAGGCTTTCCGCGCAAGACGAAGAGGCGGGCGAAATGGCCGATTGGGGCCCATCCATGGAAATTCCCGGCGCCACGGCCGCCGGCAGCCAGCTGTTTTCCTTCCTCAAAAAAAAAGTCCTGAACGCATCATCGAACCCCACAACCTAGCCCTGCCGGAACTTGGCACTGTCGCCCCCAGGCTGCGCACCCAACGTGGGGCTGGACGGCGTTTGAGCAGCA
Proteins encoded in this region:
- a CDS encoding aldehyde ferredoxin oxidoreductase C-terminal domain-containing protein, which gives rise to MDMFQRTLLVDAASGFYKIKKYGFDRYFGPVDLGIHLARHYRSLNFGVGIFAGSILPGSNRLVVTGFSPCWQGYYISSMGGAGLVFDNLGINMLSLVGKAPLPSVLFLNRNHGEEIEVEVVPVDAARIWASGRTGAYALMDEVYRLFGGRYENDPRILATGPAALNTDMGGILSVPIKKGQLSYVDTWAGRGGLGSAMAQTHGIVAVIYGGTLVDEDFRDKKVADEWFQNKYALRLVQKDLEVTTKYRYDEKLSTGGTFGVNYANMDGRVLAFNYRTIHWTHEQRQALHQNLIVAHYLKQFNEETIQKKQQATCGEPCVAVCKKMRDIYKKDYEPYQTLGPLCGIFDQRAAEMLNHHCDAMGFDAISCGGVLAWLMDLLDEGVLSREDLGVTRLPRWQVQGFDVVADSRHNAELGCELIDAILARRGILDFSEGVRKWSRIHSPAKGAILHDRLVHIAFGRRGWMVPNQYWVSGVLAPMSIMGKYYMIYSDDFIPPRTLGRMCAERMKKELILDNLGTCRFHRGWAEEMLPEVMESLYQSKEAFLHGIEVLASRINSGNSPIFWDSQRTIEFLHTFLKRKKEADGITDPRLADWLDQFDENPTEAARAFWYQTLMGIDESLREFF
- a CDS encoding cytochrome P460 family protein, coding for MHIRLFLTTLLLVALTWPVFGASEVEPAPNGIRVPEGYQDWRLLSSSYREDNKTLRVILANDEAMEAALAGQTNPWPDGAILGKLVWREARHPQWQAAIIPGELSHIEFMIKDQEKFADTVGWGFARWVGDELKPYGEDQDFAKECVACHMPVKDQDYVFTKLSTLPR
- a CDS encoding LysE family translocator; the protein is MIPIELLSAFFAASVLLGLAPGPDNIFVLTQSALHGKAAGLSVTLGLCTGLVVHTLAVALGVAVIFQVSTTAFTALKLVGAAYLLYLAWQAFRAAAAPVSMQSGPVLSLFKLYRRGIIMNITNPKVSIFFLAFLPQFADPARGAVSPQILMLGGFFILATILVFGGVALLAGTLGAWLNRSARTQRVLNQVAGTVFVGLALTLATSHR
- a CDS encoding ATP-binding protein; its protein translation is MKDAATYPFSAIIGQEELRTALLLNAVDPAIGGVLIQGHKGTGKSTVVRSLAALLPEIEVVADCPFHCPPAPVEAMHDECAARLRAGETLRIVKRAMPLVDLPLAATEDRVVGTLHLEKTLESGRRHFEPGLLAAANRGILYVDEVNLLPDHLVDLLLDAAATGVNRVEREGVSVSHPARFLLVGTMNPEEGELRPQFLDRFGLCVWVRGIEEVAQRREVVRRRMAFEENPAAFVEAWAAEEDALRSQVVRARAGLNAVVLSDAALDQAVRISLAVGVQGHRSDLAIARAARALAALLERREVGEAEIFEAALLVLPHRIAAAPPGERGDFRGYLQALLAGEKPAERLSAQDEEAGEMADWGPSMEIPGATAAGSQLFSFLKKKVLNASSNPTT